One genomic segment of Paenibacillus xylanexedens includes these proteins:
- a CDS encoding non-ribosomal peptide synthetase, with protein MSIFKKQESYWASRFEDDDHLVHLPYCKTTSKHPDETQHQNDIYKSLSADVSYKIKSMSRNAPMAIYTILLTGVQCLLYKYTNETKMIIGIPTMEEKNNDLSLSNKVLILKNNFNHAMSFKSLFNQVKISLTEAIQHQRIPFRKMVERLNVQYDSNHVPLIHTLVSLNEIHPTLDENHVKAATMFHFDLKNDSIQLRLVYDDDRYDRDYMVQIVEQLDQLFSVVLNQPDLELSYVDMLSEFHRNKLLYDFNDTRVGYPHNKTMHQLFEEQVERTPDHPAVVFENRHLTYRELNQKSNQLARLLQAKGVQVGEFVGIMAERSLEMIIGLFGILKAGGAYVPIDPEYPADRIHYILEDSKVAWLLHQGHIQKPEHYAGTCVILDSEVNHYEDHLNLVDGAISSDLAYMIYTSGTTGHPKGVMIEHASIVNSLQWKSDFYHFTGDDRVLMLNPFVFDSFITHFFGPMISGSTVYLLNQQQCKDAIAINTMVKNQQITHIQSPPSFLMTLLEQVSAEDWASMKNVVAAGEKIVPALIHKLQRINPRIEVCNEYGPTENSVVSTVLSIKSADQNISIGKPIANNRVYILGERNELQPIGVQGELCLAGAGLSRGYLNRPDLTAEKFVDDPFVSGAKMYKTGDFARWLPDGNIEYIGRADHQEKIRGHRIELGEVETALLNSTQIKEAIVIAREDETETKQLCAYLVGEDAITIGELREALSQQLPNYMIPSYFIQLDQMPLTSNGKIDRKALPAPKEHMLKGMEYEAPRTMVEQQLVSIWEEVLGVENIGILDNFFELGGDSIKSIQVSSRLYQAGYQVQMEHLFKNPTIASLIPYVQPISTMSEQGIITGKVMLTPIQHWFFEQYKVDAHHYNQSVMLYRKEGFHEVTLRRVFDKLSEHHDALRTVYRLTEQGYEAWNEGLARESLYTLEVMNFKSLADPSQEIEKKANEMQSTFTLERGPLMKLGVFQCADGDHLLIVIHHLVIDGVSWRILIEDLSRGYEQLSEGESIQLPQKTASFQLWAEQLQLYANSDAITQEIAYWNEIEKATYKPLPTDFEADHALEKDSEEIMMEWSAAETEQLLKQANRAYKTEISDLLLHALGMSIHKWTGMDKVLVNLEGHGREQILPDLDITRTIGWFTSQYPVVLDMEASSNMSLFIKTNKEMIRQIPKKGIGYGILRYLSAHQQETPFTLNPEISFNYLGQFDQDLQNSGMQISPYPGGATASDNHRRNVLIDMNALIVEGKLTLSLRYSRTQYQKETIERVGTYFRDHLQEIVMHCVTKEKPECTPSDLTLKGITIEELEGFVQESEHIGEIEDIYALSPMQNGMFFHHLLHSKSEAYFLQTTLDLHGPLDVGAFTKSLDQLMQRNSILRTNFHSKWKNGPLQVVYRHKRNGLIYEDLREMNEKDREAYVAEYTRADKIKGFDLSQDVLMRISILQTHDQTYRFIWNYHHILMDGWCLSLVIQELFDGYFAIQEQRKLEAKGTIPYKHYIEWLDNQDHDASLKYWRDYLEGYDEQTTLPKEHSITKSDEYHSEHMICTLSQELTGQIAQVASQNQVTLNTFMQTAWGMLLQIYNGSEDVVFGSVVSGRPAAIVGVERIIGLFINTIPVRIQTQGNETFAAIMKRNQEHAVASHPHDTYPLYEIQAETSQKQNLIDHILIFENYPVQGIMEQFGDQEETVLRITNVEADEQTNYDFNLIIKPGQSMKCMFYYNANVYSRANVERIQGHLIRILEQVVNNPHIPIHEIDLTTTQEKTQILEQFNDSMAEYPMDKTIHGLFEEQAARTPEHVAVVFENQDLTYQELNRKANQLARTLNSKGIQNDQLIGIIADRSLDMVVGILAILKAGGAYVPIDPEYPEDRINYMLEDSGVHVLLMQSHLQERISFAGEVVYLDLPESYHEDHSDLGMTAAPTGLAYVIYTSGTTGKPKGTCIEHKNVVRLLFNSKNLFDFNASDTWTLFHSFCFDFSVWEMYGALLYGGKLVIVPQMTAKSPEQFLQLLKNEQVTILNQTPTYFYHLLQEELAGHAADLKLRKVIFGGEALNPVLLKEWKLKYPFIQLINMYGITETTVHVTYKEITDIEIHAGKSNIGKPIPTLQTYILDQHQRIQPIGVQGELVVAGEGLARGYLNRPDLTAEKFVDHPWITKGKMYRTGDAARWLPDGNIEYLGRIDHQVKIRGYRIELGEVETALLQIDSIQEAVVIAREHEDGSKQLCAYWKGDSSLTAKKIRMALSHEIPDYMIPSYFIQLQHIPLTSNGKVDRKVLPSPQEHMQKGTEYMAPQNAVEQAIVAAWEAVLGVQKISTSDHFFELGGDSIKCIQVSSRLLQAGYKVEMKHFFTYPTVAELSEHVTSVSTISDQGEVTGQVMLTPVQRWFFDQNMVDAHHYNQEMMFFREKGFDVRFIHNIMDKIVKQHDALRILYRQAPEGGYEAWNRGADEDGLYSLEIVDLKTEADPASFIENKAKEIQSGMDLSHGPLIKLGLFQCAEGDHLLIAIHHLLVDGVSWRILYEDIQTGQDQFLRGEEIRLPQKTTSFKQWAEQLSTFADSPAMKQENPYWSRVEQAQLSPLPKDMDCDETIGKDSETITIHWTAAETELLLKQTHHAYHTEINDILLTALGMAVHDWTGMGEILVNLEGHGREDILPELDITRTVGWFTSMYPVMITMESGADLSRKIKTVKEGLRQIPTKGIGYGISRYLSHGHEGFKLEKNPEISFNYMGQVNQDSGQDGIKFSHYSSGPSVSENNKRPFVLNINGIVEEGRLSLSINYSSKQYRRETMEQLACLYKEGLNRVVEHCVTKEQTELTPSDISCKSLTIDQLDQIVEQTGHIGRIENVYPLTPLQKEMLYESERNPISGAYFVQIMFDMRGDLDVTSFAQSLDQLMQRHAILRTNFYSDFVDIPLQIVYQEKKFEFNYEVVAGTSELQRKTYVDEYIEQDKARGFDLQRDSLIRMSVLRTKHEEYRVIWSFHHILMDGWCMSLVSKEIFENYFAIRENRKPQVTLLTPYSQFIEWLEQQDHQGAIAYWSHYLDGYAGQTKLPGEKIKPKHERQDSRTLNCYLDDVLIEQMKQIAEQQHVTLHTLVQTAWGVLLQQYNESNDVVFGSVVSGRPPVIPGIESMIGLFINAIPVRIQAQADESFISLMKRNQAQAVESHAYDTYSLYDIQNLTKQKQSLINHVVVYQNFPVDHRMESLGQKGEIPLEIMNVGGTEHNSFDFTLIVKPHENMKIILMYNANVYDPSTVEQIQKHFISMIQQVVSNPEVKINKLALSTSNSY; from the coding sequence ATGTCTATTTTTAAGAAACAGGAATCGTATTGGGCAAGCCGATTTGAAGATGATGATCATCTTGTTCATTTGCCTTATTGCAAGACAACCTCCAAACACCCAGACGAAACGCAGCACCAGAATGATATATATAAGTCTTTATCAGCCGATGTTTCATATAAAATCAAGTCCATGTCAAGAAATGCTCCTATGGCGATATATACGATCTTATTAACGGGAGTTCAGTGTCTGTTATATAAATACACGAATGAAACCAAGATGATTATTGGCATACCAACGATGGAAGAAAAGAACAATGATCTATCCCTCTCGAATAAGGTTCTTATCTTAAAAAATAATTTCAATCATGCGATGTCATTCAAGTCCTTATTTAATCAAGTGAAGATCAGTTTAACCGAAGCCATTCAGCATCAACGAATCCCTTTCAGAAAAATGGTTGAACGTTTAAATGTTCAGTATGATTCGAACCATGTCCCATTAATTCATACCTTGGTTTCGTTGAATGAAATTCATCCCACCCTTGATGAAAATCATGTAAAAGCGGCGACGATGTTCCACTTTGATCTAAAGAACGACTCCATTCAGTTAAGATTAGTTTATGATGATGATCGTTATGATCGCGATTATATGGTTCAAATTGTAGAGCAACTTGACCAATTGTTTTCCGTAGTTCTAAACCAACCTGATCTGGAGTTAAGTTATGTCGATATGTTATCAGAGTTTCATCGAAACAAGCTGTTATATGACTTTAACGATACAAGGGTTGGGTATCCACATAACAAGACGATGCATCAATTATTTGAAGAACAGGTGGAACGAACACCGGACCATCCGGCAGTCGTATTTGAGAATAGACACTTAACGTACAGAGAGTTAAATCAAAAATCCAACCAATTGGCCCGATTGCTTCAAGCTAAGGGGGTGCAAGTGGGTGAATTCGTTGGGATTATGGCAGAGCGCTCACTTGAGATGATCATAGGTTTATTCGGTATTTTAAAAGCTGGCGGGGCATATGTCCCAATCGATCCGGAATATCCGGCAGATCGTATTCACTATATCCTTGAGGATTCAAAAGTGGCTTGGTTGCTGCATCAAGGTCATATACAGAAGCCGGAACATTATGCAGGAACATGTGTCATTCTGGATTCTGAAGTAAATCACTATGAGGATCATTTAAATTTGGTAGATGGAGCGATCTCCAGTGATTTGGCATACATGATCTACACGTCTGGAACAACAGGTCATCCCAAAGGCGTAATGATTGAACATGCCAGCATTGTGAATTCCCTGCAATGGAAATCGGATTTTTATCATTTTACCGGGGATGATCGGGTATTAATGCTGAATCCTTTCGTTTTTGATTCATTTATTACTCATTTCTTTGGTCCGATGATATCTGGCTCGACAGTGTATTTGTTAAACCAGCAACAGTGTAAAGATGCTATAGCCATCAATACGATGGTCAAAAATCAGCAAATCACGCACATCCAAAGTCCACCCAGTTTCTTGATGACTCTATTGGAACAAGTAAGCGCGGAAGATTGGGCATCCATGAAAAATGTGGTGGCTGCGGGAGAGAAGATTGTTCCTGCCTTAATACACAAATTGCAGCGCATCAATCCACGCATCGAAGTGTGTAATGAATACGGTCCAACCGAAAATAGTGTTGTATCCACAGTTCTGTCGATCAAGTCGGCAGATCAAAATATCTCAATCGGGAAGCCTATTGCGAACAATAGAGTCTACATTTTAGGAGAACGGAATGAATTGCAGCCTATTGGAGTTCAGGGAGAATTATGTTTAGCCGGAGCAGGGCTATCCAGAGGTTACTTGAACCGTCCAGATCTGACGGCGGAGAAATTCGTGGATGATCCATTTGTTTCGGGAGCGAAAATGTACAAGACAGGTGACTTCGCAAGATGGCTGCCCGATGGGAACATAGAGTATATAGGAAGGGCGGATCATCAAGAGAAAATTCGTGGACACCGGATTGAACTTGGTGAAGTGGAGACGGCTCTTCTAAATAGTACCCAGATAAAAGAGGCCATCGTCATAGCCAGAGAAGATGAAACGGAAACCAAACAATTATGTGCGTACCTGGTAGGAGAGGATGCAATCACGATCGGGGAACTGCGGGAGGCGCTGTCCCAGCAGCTGCCAAACTACATGATTCCGTCCTATTTTATACAACTGGATCAGATGCCGCTCACGTCAAACGGGAAAATAGATCGCAAAGCTTTGCCTGCTCCCAAAGAACATATGTTGAAGGGCATGGAGTACGAAGCACCCCGAACGATGGTGGAACAACAACTTGTATCTATCTGGGAAGAGGTACTTGGGGTAGAGAACATTGGGATTTTGGATAATTTCTTCGAGCTTGGAGGAGATTCGATTAAATCCATTCAAGTTTCTTCGAGGTTATATCAAGCAGGTTACCAGGTGCAGATGGAGCATCTGTTTAAAAATCCAACCATAGCAAGCTTGATTCCCTATGTTCAACCCATTAGTACGATGTCTGAACAGGGAATCATCACTGGAAAAGTGATGCTGACTCCAATCCAGCATTGGTTTTTTGAGCAATACAAGGTGGACGCCCATCATTATAATCAGTCCGTGATGTTGTATCGGAAAGAAGGTTTTCATGAAGTCACACTTCGGCGTGTATTCGATAAATTGAGTGAGCATCATGATGCACTTCGTACAGTATATCGCCTTACAGAACAGGGGTATGAAGCGTGGAATGAAGGGTTGGCAAGGGAATCCTTATATACACTTGAAGTGATGAACTTCAAGTCATTAGCAGATCCGTCTCAAGAAATCGAGAAGAAGGCAAATGAAATGCAAAGCACGTTCACTTTGGAACGTGGACCCTTGATGAAGCTGGGCGTATTTCAATGTGCAGACGGAGATCATTTACTCATCGTTATTCATCACCTCGTCATCGACGGGGTTTCATGGCGAATTTTGATTGAAGACCTATCGAGAGGATATGAACAATTAAGTGAGGGAGAATCGATTCAACTACCGCAAAAAACGGCTTCATTCCAATTATGGGCAGAACAGCTCCAGTTGTATGCGAACAGTGATGCGATAACGCAAGAGATTGCATATTGGAATGAAATTGAAAAAGCAACTTATAAGCCGTTACCTACAGATTTCGAAGCGGATCATGCATTGGAAAAAGACAGCGAAGAAATCATGATGGAATGGTCAGCGGCAGAAACGGAGCAATTATTAAAACAAGCGAATCGTGCGTATAAAACGGAGATTAGCGATTTGCTGCTCCATGCATTAGGCATGTCTATTCACAAATGGACGGGCATGGATAAAGTGCTGGTCAATCTGGAGGGACATGGAAGAGAACAAATTTTACCGGATCTCGATATTACACGAACGATCGGATGGTTTACGAGCCAGTATCCGGTTGTACTTGATATGGAAGCAAGTTCAAATATGTCTCTTTTCATCAAAACAAACAAAGAAATGATTCGTCAAATCCCTAAAAAAGGAATTGGTTATGGTATTTTACGATATTTAAGTGCACATCAGCAAGAAACGCCCTTTACCTTAAATCCTGAAATTAGTTTTAACTATTTGGGACAATTTGATCAGGATCTTCAGAATAGTGGGATGCAGATCTCTCCCTATCCAGGCGGAGCAACAGCAAGCGACAATCACAGAAGAAATGTTCTTATCGATATGAATGCCTTAATTGTGGAAGGCAAATTGACGTTGTCCCTTCGGTATAGTCGTACACAATATCAAAAAGAAACGATAGAGCGAGTGGGAACATATTTTAGAGATCATCTGCAAGAAATCGTAATGCATTGTGTGACAAAAGAGAAGCCGGAATGTACACCAAGTGATCTAACGTTAAAAGGAATTACGATTGAAGAATTAGAAGGATTTGTTCAAGAATCCGAACACATTGGTGAAATCGAAGATATATATGCTTTGTCACCGATGCAAAATGGGATGTTCTTTCATCATTTGCTTCATTCAAAATCGGAAGCGTATTTCCTTCAAACCACACTGGATCTTCATGGTCCGTTAGACGTGGGAGCTTTTACGAAGAGTTTGGATCAGTTGATGCAGCGTAATTCGATTCTCAGAACAAATTTTCATAGCAAATGGAAGAATGGACCTCTGCAAGTGGTATACCGTCATAAACGGAATGGGCTAATATACGAAGATTTACGTGAGATGAATGAAAAAGATCGTGAAGCATACGTGGCAGAATATACAAGAGCAGATAAAATAAAAGGTTTCGACCTGTCTCAGGATGTGTTAATGCGTATTTCGATCTTGCAAACGCATGACCAAACCTATCGTTTCATTTGGAATTATCATCATATTTTGATGGATGGCTGGTGCCTGTCGCTTGTAATCCAGGAGTTGTTTGATGGATATTTTGCTATTCAGGAACAACGAAAACTGGAGGCAAAGGGTACGATTCCATACAAACACTATATCGAATGGTTGGACAACCAAGATCATGATGCATCCCTGAAATATTGGCGTGACTATCTGGAAGGTTATGATGAGCAGACCACTTTGCCAAAAGAACATTCAATTACGAAGAGTGATGAATATCATTCAGAACATATGATTTGTACACTTAGTCAGGAATTAACCGGACAAATCGCACAAGTGGCCAGTCAGAATCAGGTGACGCTGAATACGTTCATGCAGACAGCATGGGGAATGTTGCTACAGATATATAACGGCAGTGAGGATGTTGTATTCGGAAGCGTGGTGTCGGGCAGACCTGCGGCGATTGTTGGAGTGGAGCGAATCATTGGTTTATTCATCAATACCATTCCTGTACGCATTCAGACTCAAGGTAATGAGACATTTGCAGCGATTATGAAGCGGAATCAGGAACATGCTGTTGCTTCTCATCCACATGACACGTATCCGTTATACGAGATTCAAGCGGAAACATCGCAAAAGCAAAATTTGATTGATCATATCTTGATATTCGAGAATTATCCTGTACAGGGCATTATGGAACAGTTTGGGGATCAGGAGGAGACAGTTCTTCGGATTACGAATGTAGAAGCAGATGAACAAACGAACTATGACTTTAATCTGATTATTAAACCAGGCCAATCCATGAAATGTATGTTCTATTACAATGCTAACGTCTATAGTAGGGCAAACGTAGAACGGATACAAGGTCACTTGATTCGGATACTGGAGCAAGTGGTCAACAATCCGCATATCCCTATCCATGAAATAGACTTGACCACAACACAGGAGAAAACACAAATTTTGGAACAGTTTAATGATTCTATGGCTGAATACCCAATGGACAAAACGATTCATGGACTGTTTGAGGAACAAGCGGCAAGAACTCCTGAACATGTTGCGGTTGTATTTGAGAACCAGGACTTGACCTATCAGGAGCTGAACCGGAAGGCCAATCAATTGGCACGAACACTGAACAGCAAAGGCATTCAAAATGATCAGTTAATCGGGATCATCGCTGATCGTTCGCTGGACATGGTTGTAGGAATCCTTGCGATTTTGAAAGCGGGTGGCGCATACGTGCCGATTGATCCTGAATATCCGGAAGATCGTATAAACTACATGCTTGAGGATTCGGGTGTACATGTACTATTAATGCAAAGTCATTTGCAAGAACGCATCTCTTTTGCAGGAGAGGTCGTTTACCTGGATCTACCTGAGTCCTATCATGAAGATCATTCCGATTTGGGAATGACTGCTGCACCAACAGGCCTGGCATATGTAATTTATACCTCAGGAACGACAGGTAAACCAAAAGGGACATGTATTGAACATAAAAATGTGGTGCGATTGTTGTTCAATAGTAAAAATTTGTTTGATTTTAATGCATCAGATACATGGACATTATTCCATTCCTTTTGTTTTGATTTTTCGGTATGGGAAATGTACGGGGCATTGCTCTATGGCGGAAAACTGGTTATCGTACCTCAAATGACGGCAAAAAGTCCCGAACAATTTCTACAATTGTTAAAAAACGAGCAAGTGACGATATTGAATCAAACGCCAACGTATTTCTATCATCTTCTTCAGGAAGAACTGGCAGGTCATGCAGCAGATCTGAAATTAAGAAAAGTGATTTTTGGAGGAGAAGCCCTCAATCCCGTGTTATTGAAGGAATGGAAGCTGAAATATCCATTTATCCAGTTAATTAATATGTATGGGATAACCGAAACGACGGTTCATGTAACTTATAAGGAAATAACCGACATTGAAATACATGCTGGAAAGAGCAACATTGGAAAACCAATCCCGACGTTGCAGACCTATATTTTGGATCAACATCAACGCATTCAACCGATCGGTGTTCAGGGAGAATTAGTTGTAGCAGGTGAGGGCCTAGCCAGAGGTTATCTGAACCGGCCTGATTTAACCGCAGAGAAATTTGTGGATCATCCCTGGATTACAAAAGGGAAAATGTATCGCACAGGAGATGCCGCAAGATGGCTGCCGGATGGAAATATTGAATATCTGGGACGAATCGATCATCAAGTGAAAATCCGTGGTTACCGAATTGAGCTTGGCGAAGTGGAAACTGCGCTTTTGCAAATAGACTCCATTCAGGAAGCGGTCGTTATTGCCCGTGAACATGAGGATGGTTCGAAGCAGTTGTGTGCGTATTGGAAAGGCGACAGCTCACTGACAGCGAAGAAAATCAGAATGGCATTATCTCATGAAATTCCGGATTATATGATCCCGTCTTATTTTATTCAATTACAGCATATACCGTTAACATCCAATGGAAAGGTTGACCGAAAGGTATTGCCATCTCCACAAGAACATATGCAAAAAGGCACCGAGTATATGGCACCGCAGAACGCTGTAGAACAAGCGATCGTCGCTGCCTGGGAAGCTGTGCTTGGTGTTCAAAAGATTAGCACATCAGATCATTTCTTTGAACTCGGGGGCGATTCGATTAAATGTATTCAAGTTTCCTCACGACTGCTTCAAGCAGGGTATAAAGTGGAAATGAAGCATTTCTTCACCTATCCGACAGTAGCGGAGTTGAGTGAACACGTTACATCTGTGAGCACTATTTCTGACCAAGGGGAAGTTACGGGGCAAGTGATGCTGACACCTGTTCAGCGCTGGTTCTTTGATCAAAATATGGTGGACGCACATCATTACAATCAGGAAATGATGTTCTTTCGTGAAAAAGGGTTTGATGTCCGCTTTATTCACAACATCATGGATAAGATCGTTAAACAGCATGATGCTCTCCGCATCCTTTATCGTCAGGCGCCTGAAGGCGGGTATGAAGCGTGGAATCGAGGGGCAGACGAAGATGGATTATACAGCCTTGAAATCGTTGACCTCAAAACAGAAGCAGATCCTGCATCGTTCATTGAAAATAAAGCAAAAGAAATTCAGAGTGGTATGGATCTGTCTCACGGACCTTTGATCAAACTTGGGTTGTTCCAATGTGCTGAAGGGGATCACCTGCTTATTGCCATTCATCATTTGTTGGTAGACGGGGTATCATGGCGTATTTTATATGAAGATATTCAGACAGGGCAAGACCAGTTCTTAAGAGGTGAAGAAATCCGGCTTCCTCAAAAAACGACCTCGTTTAAACAATGGGCAGAACAATTGTCTACGTTTGCAGACAGCCCGGCGATGAAGCAAGAGAATCCATACTGGAGTCGTGTGGAGCAGGCTCAGCTAAGCCCGCTGCCTAAAGATATGGATTGTGATGAGACGATTGGCAAAGATAGTGAAACGATCACCATTCATTGGACCGCAGCGGAAACCGAGCTTTTATTAAAGCAAACACATCATGCGTACCATACGGAAATTAATGATATATTGCTAACGGCATTGGGAATGGCTGTTCATGATTGGACAGGCATGGGAGAAATCCTCGTAAATCTGGAAGGACACGGTAGAGAAGACATCCTGCCAGAGCTGGACATTACGCGTACAGTGGGATGGTTTACGAGCATGTACCCCGTTATGATTACGATGGAGTCCGGGGCTGACTTATCAAGGAAGATTAAGACCGTCAAGGAAGGACTGCGCCAGATCCCAACTAAGGGCATTGGTTACGGGATTTCGAGGTATTTGTCACATGGACATGAAGGATTCAAGTTAGAGAAAAATCCTGAAATTAGTTTCAACTATATGGGACAGGTGAATCAGGATTCGGGCCAAGATGGCATTAAATTCTCGCATTATTCCAGCGGGCCATCCGTAAGTGAGAACAACAAGAGACCATTTGTGCTTAATATCAATGGCATTGTTGAAGAGGGGCGGTTGTCGCTGTCCATTAACTATAGTTCAAAACAATATCGCCGGGAAACGATGGAGCAATTGGCTTGTCTCTATAAGGAAGGTCTTAATAGAGTCGTTGAACATTGTGTAACGAAGGAACAAACCGAGCTTACGCCAAGTGATATTTCATGCAAGTCATTAACCATTGATCAATTGGATCAAATCGTGGAACAAACTGGGCACATCGGTCGAATCGAAAATGTGTACCCACTTACACCATTACAGAAGGAAATGTTGTACGAAAGTGAACGGAATCCAATTTCCGGCGCTTACTTTGTACAAATCATGTTTGACATGCGTGGTGATTTGGATGTTACCTCTTTTGCGCAAAGTTTGGATCAATTAATGCAAAGGCATGCGATATTAAGAACTAATTTTTACAGTGATTTCGTGGACATCCCTCTTCAAATCGTGTATCAAGAGAAGAAATTTGAATTTAACTATGAAGTTGTAGCTGGCACAAGTGAGCTGCAACGTAAAACGTATGTTGACGAGTATATCGAGCAAGACAAGGCGAGAGGATTTGACTTACAACGAGATTCGCTAATACGTATGTCTGTTTTACGAACAAAGCATGAGGAATACCGCGTCATATGGAGTTTTCACCATATTTTGATGGACGGCTGGTGTATGTCTCTTGTAAGTAAAGAGATATTTGAAAATTATTTTGCGATTCGGGAGAATAGAAAGCCTCAAGTGACCCTATTAACACCTTATAGTCAATTCATTGAATGGTTGGAACAGCAAGATCATCAAGGTGCAATAGCGTATTGGAGTCATTACTTGGATGGTTATGCGGGGCAAACGAAACTGCCTGGAGAAAAAATCAAACCGAAACATGAGAGACAGGATTCCAGAACGCTAAACTGTTATTTGGATGATGTACTAATCGAGCAAATGAAACAGATTGCAGAACAGCAGCATGTAACTCTCCATACGTTAGTGCAGACTGCTTGGGGTGTATTGTTGCAGCAATACAATGAAAGCAATGATGTTGTATTCGGAAGTGTTGTATCGGGCAGACCACCTGTCATTCCTGGGATCGAAAGTATGATTGGATTATTTATTAATGCGATTCCTGTTCGTATCCAGGCTCAGGCCGATGAGTCATTTATATCTCTAATGAAAAGGAATCAGGCACAAGCTGTGGAGTCACATGCATATGATACGTATTCGTTATATGATATTCAAAATCTGACCAAGCAAAAACAATCTCTGATTAACCATGTTGTTGTATATCAGAACTTCCCGGTAGATCATCGAATGGAGAGTCTGGGTCAGAAAGGTGAAATACCGCTTGAGATTATGAATGTTGGGGGTACAGAACACAATAGTTTTGATTTTACTTTGATCGTCAAGCCCCATGAAAATATGAAGATCATATTGATGTACAATGCCAATGTGTATGACCCATCTACCGTTGAACAGATACAAAAACACTTTATTTCCATGATTCAACAGGTGGTAAGTAACCCGGAAGTTAAAATAAACAAACTTGCGTTGAGTACATCGAACAGTTATTAA